In Pelosinus sp. UFO1, one genomic interval encodes:
- a CDS encoding heparan-alpha-glucosaminide N-acetyltransferase, producing MLHKDITNNKRIEEIDFARGIAIILMILFHLIVDLKDFYFYNVDYFRGFWYIEGKLSAILFMFLCGISSTLSFRSTNHGIKVFIWSMVLTAVTYLYNSDFYIRFGILHFLGISLISARLIQQLSIRLLFLLSISSITLGLVFAERFVTSPYLFPLGLQSATFASLDFYPVFPWYGVFLAGIIAGKTVYASKKSLIALHPPQTITWLGRQSLAIYLIHQPILLALLYVIHGK from the coding sequence ATGCTGCATAAAGATATAACAAATAATAAACGTATTGAAGAAATCGACTTTGCTCGAGGCATAGCGATTATTCTCATGATACTCTTTCATCTTATTGTTGATCTAAAAGATTTCTACTTCTATAATGTAGATTATTTCCGAGGTTTTTGGTACATAGAAGGAAAATTATCTGCCATATTGTTCATGTTCCTTTGTGGCATCAGTAGTACCTTAAGTTTTCGTAGTACAAACCATGGGATTAAGGTATTTATCTGGTCCATGGTATTAACCGCTGTCACTTATTTATATAATAGCGATTTTTATATTCGTTTTGGTATCCTGCATTTTCTTGGCATAAGCCTAATCTCTGCTAGGCTTATACAGCAATTATCAATAAGATTACTATTCTTACTAAGCATTTCATCCATTACTCTCGGACTAGTTTTCGCAGAACGTTTTGTAACCTCGCCTTATCTTTTTCCCTTAGGCCTGCAGTCAGCTACTTTCGCCTCTTTAGATTTCTACCCAGTATTTCCTTGGTATGGAGTATTTTTAGCTGGCATTATTGCAGGAAAAACAGTATATGCCTCTAAGAAGAGCTTAATAGCTCTGCATCCCCCTCAAACTATTACTTGGCTAGGTAGACAATCTTTAGCTATCTATCTTATACACCAGCCTATCTTATTAGCATTACTATATGTTATACATGGCAAATAA
- a CDS encoding M20 family metallopeptidase, with protein MPDIKNSIKRHADSIIALRRHFHTYPELSAKEFNTQQKIMDELFSLGLVPRKIAGTGVIADLKGAFPGKTIGIRADIDALELEDECGKPYQSQNPGVCHACGHDGHTAMLIGAAKTFVDLKDRLTGNIRFLFQPSEECFPGGAALMIKEGALTDVDAIIGAHLWQTLRVGTSGISYNRMMASPDQFTIQIKGRGGHGSMPHQTIDALLVGAQVVTALHTIVSRNIDPLEQAVLSIGVFRSGDTFNIIPDTATLVGTVRSFSKEVKTTIFKRIEEVVSGICQGAGATFQIDTIFGFSPVINNPEVADVLFNASAVSLSKENSLLIDPVMGGEDFSCYLEKIPGAFIFIGVGNEEEGIIYPQHHPKYDIDERSLAYGTEIMVRSAMKLASPTR; from the coding sequence TTGCCAGACATTAAAAACAGCATTAAAAGACATGCGGACTCTATTATTGCCTTGCGCCGTCACTTTCATACCTATCCCGAACTAAGCGCAAAAGAGTTTAACACCCAACAAAAAATTATGGATGAATTATTTTCCTTAGGACTTGTCCCCCGCAAAATAGCAGGCACAGGTGTCATTGCTGACCTAAAAGGAGCTTTTCCTGGAAAAACCATTGGGATCCGTGCTGACATAGATGCCTTAGAACTGGAAGATGAATGCGGCAAGCCATATCAGTCCCAAAATCCAGGAGTCTGCCATGCTTGTGGACACGATGGTCATACTGCTATGCTCATTGGAGCAGCAAAAACATTTGTAGATCTAAAAGACAGATTAACAGGAAATATACGCTTTTTGTTTCAGCCTAGCGAAGAATGTTTCCCCGGAGGAGCAGCCCTAATGATAAAGGAGGGCGCTCTTACAGATGTTGATGCCATCATTGGAGCCCACCTTTGGCAAACCCTAAGGGTCGGAACAAGCGGAATTAGCTATAATCGCATGATGGCTTCGCCTGATCAGTTTACGATTCAAATAAAAGGCAGAGGCGGCCATGGATCTATGCCTCATCAAACCATCGATGCCCTACTTGTCGGCGCCCAAGTCGTAACAGCACTTCATACCATTGTAAGTCGCAATATTGATCCACTAGAACAAGCAGTTTTGTCCATTGGTGTATTTCGATCAGGAGATACCTTCAATATAATTCCTGATACAGCAACCTTAGTTGGCACAGTGCGTTCTTTTTCGAAAGAAGTTAAAACTACTATTTTTAAACGAATTGAAGAAGTTGTCAGCGGTATCTGCCAAGGAGCAGGTGCCACTTTCCAAATTGATACAATCTTTGGATTTTCGCCAGTCATCAACAACCCCGAGGTTGCAGATGTATTGTTTAATGCTAGTGCCGTTAGCCTTTCTAAAGAAAATAGTTTGCTAATTGATCCAGTAATGGGTGGGGAAGACTTTTCCTGCTATCTGGAAAAAATTCCTGGAGCTTTTATTTTTATTGGTGTTGGTAATGAAGAGGAAGGTATTATCTATCCTCAACATCATCCTAAATATGATATCGACGAAAGATCCTTAGCTTACGGCACAGAAATTATGGTCCGTTCCGCCATGAAACTTGCTTCCCCTACAAGATAG
- a CDS encoding ABC transporter ATP-binding protein: protein MTFMKGEGLSVSFGDEIVLKNLSVEIEEGKIIAILGPNGSGKSTLLKVLSRNIKPNKGSVYLDDKNLVQFSGKTLAQKMAVLPQSPQAPSDLTVRDLVEFGRFPHQSWWQGKSKQDDDCVGWALRQTGLIQMADRVVSTLSGGERQRVWIAMALAQKPEILLLDEPTTYLDICHQLEIMELLANFNNEQHLTVVMVLHDINHAARYSDYVVVVQDGQVFAAGSPREVITEHTLREVFGVESEVILDKAGKPVVIIQGLTCKIG from the coding sequence ATGACCTTCATGAAAGGAGAGGGGCTATCTGTAAGTTTCGGTGATGAAATAGTGTTGAAAAATCTTTCAGTAGAAATAGAAGAAGGGAAGATTATTGCTATTTTAGGTCCGAATGGTTCAGGGAAAAGCACCTTACTTAAAGTTTTATCTCGGAATATAAAACCGAATAAGGGTAGTGTATATCTAGATGATAAGAATTTAGTGCAGTTTAGTGGGAAAACCCTTGCTCAAAAAATGGCTGTATTGCCTCAATCGCCCCAGGCACCTAGTGATTTAACAGTGAGGGATTTAGTAGAATTTGGACGTTTTCCTCACCAAAGTTGGTGGCAAGGTAAATCAAAACAAGATGATGATTGTGTAGGTTGGGCCTTGCGGCAAACAGGCCTTATCCAGATGGCCGATCGAGTGGTTAGTACCCTGTCTGGCGGTGAACGGCAAAGGGTTTGGATTGCGATGGCTTTGGCCCAAAAACCTGAGATTTTGCTTTTGGATGAGCCAACCACCTACCTTGATATTTGTCATCAGTTAGAAATAATGGAACTGTTAGCTAACTTTAATAATGAGCAACATCTTACAGTAGTGATGGTGTTGCATGACATTAATCATGCAGCTCGATATTCGGATTATGTTGTTGTTGTGCAAGATGGACAGGTTTTTGCTGCAGGTAGTCCTCGGGAAGTCATTACAGAACATACTTTACGAGAAGTTTTTGGTGTTGAGAGTGAGGTTATTCTCGATAAGGCAGGAAAGCCAGTAGTCATCATTCAGGGATTAACCTGTAAGATAGGCTAA
- a CDS encoding response regulator has translation MGNVSGNEQSISSVLFVDDEANILSSIRRAVIDEEYVAYFAGSGLEALSIMEKNEISVIVTDMRMPGMDGLQLLKIVKEKYPNTVKIVLSGYTQLSQVLATVNQADIFNFIAKPWDMETELKYVIDKALEHYQLKKNEAQLKEKLEIRNMAYQNVLKKMEVNANHREGQLQHIRKINKLLLESIERIDDNESKFLAMLLNDYIEKLPGGTDEFSVDKLVEALKVLVTADPLYSSATCKVENACQGGVQGNYDLIQLAVVSLLKIVPVHHYGKGLYIQISVKEKEAKVVLDFAIFFLDADGIYKDQYSQHSYQTMEKVMSEIMGGKFTALRKDEKQSIQLEFILEKYQH, from the coding sequence ATGGGTAACGTATCAGGAAACGAACAAAGTATATCTTCTGTTTTATTTGTTGACGATGAAGCTAACATTCTGAGTTCCATACGTCGGGCAGTGATTGATGAAGAATATGTAGCTTATTTTGCTGGGAGCGGTTTGGAAGCTCTAAGTATTATGGAAAAGAATGAGATTAGCGTAATTGTTACCGATATGAGAATGCCTGGAATGGACGGATTGCAATTACTAAAGATTGTAAAAGAAAAGTATCCTAATACGGTGAAAATTGTATTATCCGGATATACTCAATTATCCCAAGTATTAGCAACGGTAAATCAGGCAGATATTTTTAATTTTATTGCCAAGCCTTGGGATATGGAAACGGAGCTCAAATATGTAATTGATAAAGCCCTTGAACACTATCAACTTAAGAAAAACGAAGCACAGCTTAAAGAAAAATTAGAAATACGCAATATGGCTTATCAAAATGTTTTAAAAAAGATGGAAGTTAATGCAAACCACAGAGAAGGGCAACTACAACATATTAGAAAAATTAATAAATTACTATTAGAATCGATAGAGAGAATTGACGACAATGAGAGTAAGTTCTTGGCAATGTTGTTGAATGATTATATAGAAAAATTGCCTGGAGGGACGGATGAATTTTCTGTAGATAAACTAGTTGAGGCACTAAAAGTATTAGTTACGGCAGACCCTTTATATAGTTCGGCTACTTGTAAAGTAGAGAATGCTTGTCAGGGAGGAGTCCAAGGGAATTATGATTTAATTCAACTTGCTGTAGTTTCTTTACTAAAGATTGTTCCTGTACATCATTATGGTAAAGGCTTGTATATTCAAATCTCTGTAAAGGAGAAGGAGGCTAAAGTCGTATTAGATTTCGCTATCTTCTTTCTGGATGCTGATGGTATCTATAAAGATCAGTATTCTCAACATTCTTATCAAACAATGGAGAAAGTTATGAGCGAAATTATGGGAGGGAAATTTACGGCATTGCGTAAGGACGAGAAACAAAGCATACAATTAGAGTTTATTTTAGAAAAATATCAACATTAA
- a CDS encoding ABC transporter permease, whose product MVYDIWTVFWRDWLVLKRRIGRFILSRMVSPVLYLVAFGWGLGRSIQVNQGSYLDFIVPGIIALNSMNISFNSVGSPLNMSRLYHKTLEEYLIAPIASSSFVIGKVLSGALRGLISSVIIIALAYLFGAHALINSWFLLTLVLNCLVFASMAFVAAMIMNSHEDMANFNTYILLPMSFLCATFFVPDHLPTLMRLIIELLPLTHASYALRAIALGGDVPKLSLLVMLVYSISFTGIGIWLLEKVRE is encoded by the coding sequence ATGGTATACGATATTTGGACAGTCTTTTGGCGGGATTGGCTGGTATTGAAACGGCGCATTGGCCGATTTATTCTCTCGCGGATGGTGTCGCCCGTCTTGTACTTAGTAGCCTTTGGTTGGGGGTTAGGGCGTAGTATTCAAGTGAATCAAGGCAGTTATTTGGATTTTATCGTTCCTGGTATTATTGCATTAAATTCCATGAATATTAGTTTTAACTCCGTAGGCAGCCCACTTAATATGAGTAGGTTGTATCATAAGACATTAGAAGAATATTTAATTGCGCCGATTGCCTCTAGTTCTTTTGTGATTGGAAAAGTGTTATCAGGTGCCTTAAGAGGATTGATCTCATCTGTTATTATTATTGCATTAGCCTATCTCTTTGGTGCTCATGCTTTGATTAACAGTTGGTTTCTGTTGACCTTGGTCTTAAATTGTCTGGTATTTGCCTCCATGGCCTTTGTAGCGGCTATGATTATGAATTCACATGAGGATATGGCTAATTTTAATACCTACATATTATTGCCTATGTCCTTTTTGTGTGCCACTTTTTTTGTGCCAGATCATTTGCCAACACTTATGCGCTTAATCATTGAACTACTGCCTCTTACACATGCAAGCTACGCTTTGCGAGCAATCGCCCTTGGGGGAGATGTACCAAAGCTTTCTTTGCTGGTTATGCTAGTTTATAGTATCTCCTTTACAGGAATCGGCATATGGTTACTCGAAAAAGTTCGGGAATAG
- a CDS encoding cupin domain-containing protein produces the protein MEKKFIKNIEFSTALEMASLVEYQEGRVVSLTLVQNDALTLTLFAFAKGEAVSTHSAPGDAMVYILDGEASITVGENKFAAHKGQTLVMPSNIPHGLDAVENFKMMLILVKQ, from the coding sequence ATGGAAAAAAAATTCATTAAAAATATCGAGTTTAGCACTGCCTTAGAAATGGCTAGTTTAGTAGAATATCAAGAGGGACGCGTAGTTAGTCTTACTCTAGTGCAAAACGATGCACTTACCTTAACACTTTTTGCTTTCGCCAAGGGAGAAGCTGTGAGCACCCATTCCGCACCTGGCGATGCGATGGTCTACATACTTGACGGTGAGGCCAGTATTACTGTGGGGGAAAACAAGTTTGCTGCCCACAAGGGTCAAACTCTAGTTATGCCATCTAATATTCCTCATGGTTTGGATGCTGTAGAAAATTTTAAAATGATGCTAATCTTAGTAAAACAATAA
- a CDS encoding ABC transporter ATP-binding protein: MIQIEGFSKSFGERVAVDNLSLSIAKGEIFGLLGPNGAGKTTTIRVLTMLTRPTAGKIIIDGLEASQDEKHIKAVIGVVPQHFNLDIDLTPRENLELHGRLHHMLPEVRKKRIEELLKYVELDDRANDMVQKFSGGMKRRLMIARALLHQPKVLFLDEPTVGLDPQVRRRLWDLIRRLKNEGLTVLLTTHYIEEAENLCQRVAIMEKGKLIAMDSPIAICKRFGEYVVEWSDDKGTKTKFFPDRNSASSFATTLTTTTTLRQANLEDAFVELTGRKVVN, translated from the coding sequence ATGATTCAAATAGAAGGTTTTAGCAAGAGCTTTGGTGAACGGGTTGCCGTGGATAATTTATCCTTAAGCATTGCTAAAGGAGAAATTTTTGGCTTGTTAGGACCCAATGGAGCTGGAAAAACAACGACTATTCGAGTGCTAACCATGCTAACTCGTCCAACAGCTGGAAAAATTATCATTGATGGCTTGGAAGCATCTCAGGATGAAAAGCATATTAAAGCTGTAATCGGCGTAGTCCCGCAGCATTTCAATTTGGATATCGATTTGACTCCCAGAGAAAATCTTGAGCTTCATGGGCGTCTGCATCATATGTTACCAGAGGTGCGGAAAAAAAGAATTGAAGAGCTACTAAAGTATGTGGAACTCGATGATCGAGCAAATGATATGGTACAGAAATTTTCTGGCGGCATGAAGCGGCGCTTAATGATTGCCAGAGCTTTATTACACCAGCCAAAGGTTCTTTTTCTCGATGAACCGACAGTAGGACTGGATCCACAAGTGCGTCGCCGCTTATGGGATCTTATACGACGTCTGAAAAATGAAGGACTTACGGTACTATTGACAACTCACTATATTGAAGAGGCAGAGAACTTATGCCAACGAGTTGCGATTATGGAAAAAGGAAAACTGATTGCCATGGATAGTCCCATTGCGATTTGTAAGCGTTTTGGGGAGTATGTGGTGGAGTGGTCAGACGATAAGGGGACGAAGACAAAGTTCTTTCCTGATCGAAATTCTGCTTCTAGTTTTGCCACTACCTTAACGACTACGACTACTTTGCGTCAGGCAAATCTCGAAGATGCCTTTGTTGAGTTGACGGGACGAAAGGTGGTAAATTAA
- a CDS encoding aspartyl-phosphate phosphatase Spo0E family protein has protein sequence MERVKVLVVKKICCSIERLRNEMHRVALEKGISHPDVLIISQMLDQVMNELDKEVLIKNRNQ, from the coding sequence ATGGAAAGAGTGAAGGTACTAGTTGTGAAAAAAATATGTTGTAGTATAGAGCGGTTACGGAATGAAATGCATAGAGTGGCACTTGAGAAAGGCATATCACATCCAGATGTGCTAATCATTAGTCAAATGCTAGATCAAGTGATGAATGAATTAGACAAAGAGGTTTTAATAAAAAACAGGAATCAATGA
- the asnB gene encoding asparagine synthase (glutamine-hydrolyzing): protein MCGITGWIDWERNLENEGHIVGNMMETLAARGPDASGMYLSKHAAFGHRRLSVVDLVNGAQPMIRDRGEQRYVITYNGELYNTPELRQALESKGYTFRTTCDTEVLLTAYIEWGPSCVERFNGIFAFGIWDERQQTLFLSRDRIGVKPLFYTNKGNWLLFGSELKALLAHPEVRPQVDSEGLAEVFIIGPGRTPGHGVFKGIDELRPGHSMLYSRSGVKISQYWALESMPHKDDFDTTVSTVGELLQDIVKRQLVADVPVCTLLSGGLDSSALTALAAINYRQDGLGGIHTYSVDYLNNEQYFKANDFQPNSDAPWVRRVSDLYATSHHNIILDTPELAGSLPNAAISRDLPGMADVDTSLYLFCREIKKGATVALSGECADEVFGGYPWFYREEMINASSFPWAPKPEVRMEWLSPELGLRTKPHEYLKRRYQEALAEVPQLPGEDAQSARMREIFYLSLTRWMPTLLDRKDRMSMAFGLEVRVPYCDHRLVEYVWNVPWSMKNYHEREKGLLRHALVGILPEDVLWRKKSPYPKTHNPSYLNTVRQWVLRILDDPSSPLKNVVDVAKVRSMAQPDSPISNIPWFGQLMTNAQLFAYLIQVDTWLREYKVEMV from the coding sequence ATGTGTGGAATTACAGGATGGATCGACTGGGAAAGAAATCTTGAGAATGAAGGTCATATAGTAGGGAATATGATGGAAACATTAGCTGCTCGTGGCCCTGATGCTTCAGGTATGTATTTATCAAAACACGCAGCCTTTGGTCATAGACGCTTGAGTGTAGTTGATCTTGTGAATGGTGCGCAGCCCATGATTAGAGATAGAGGGGAACAACGGTACGTAATTACTTATAATGGAGAACTTTATAACACACCTGAGTTACGGCAAGCATTAGAGTCTAAAGGGTATACCTTCCGCACAACTTGCGATACGGAGGTTTTGCTAACTGCCTATATAGAGTGGGGACCCTCTTGTGTAGAACGATTTAATGGGATATTTGCTTTTGGTATTTGGGATGAGAGACAGCAGACCTTGTTTCTTTCACGTGATCGGATAGGAGTCAAACCTCTATTTTATACCAACAAAGGGAATTGGCTTCTATTTGGCTCAGAGCTAAAAGCATTGCTGGCACATCCTGAGGTTCGCCCACAGGTTGATAGTGAAGGCTTAGCAGAGGTATTTATCATTGGACCTGGTCGAACTCCAGGGCACGGTGTATTTAAAGGCATAGATGAATTAAGGCCTGGACATAGTATGCTATATAGTCGAAGTGGCGTAAAGATAAGTCAATATTGGGCGCTGGAAAGTATGCCTCATAAAGATGACTTTGATACCACAGTCAGTACGGTTGGGGAGCTTTTACAGGATATTGTTAAACGTCAATTAGTTGCTGATGTTCCAGTATGTACCTTATTATCGGGTGGGCTTGATTCAAGTGCATTAACCGCTTTGGCAGCAATTAACTACCGCCAAGATGGATTAGGAGGTATTCATACATATTCTGTAGATTACCTGAATAATGAGCAATATTTTAAGGCAAACGATTTTCAGCCCAATTCAGACGCTCCTTGGGTGCGCCGTGTCTCTGACTTATATGCTACTTCCCACCACAATATAATATTGGATACACCCGAATTAGCTGGTAGTTTACCGAACGCTGCAATTTCACGGGATTTACCAGGAATGGCGGATGTAGATACTTCCTTATATTTGTTTTGCCGGGAAATTAAAAAAGGAGCTACAGTTGCCTTATCAGGTGAATGTGCTGATGAAGTATTTGGTGGCTATCCTTGGTTTTATCGTGAAGAAATGATCAATGCCTCAAGCTTTCCTTGGGCACCAAAACCTGAGGTACGAATGGAATGGTTATCTCCTGAGCTAGGACTTAGGACTAAGCCTCATGAGTACTTAAAACGACGCTATCAGGAAGCATTAGCCGAGGTGCCACAGTTACCAGGTGAGGATGCTCAATCGGCCCGTATGCGAGAAATATTTTATCTGAGTCTAACACGTTGGATGCCTACCTTGCTTGATCGCAAAGATCGTATGAGTATGGCTTTCGGTCTTGAGGTAAGAGTTCCTTATTGTGATCATAGATTAGTTGAATATGTATGGAACGTACCTTGGAGTATGAAAAATTACCATGAAAGAGAAAAAGGTTTATTAAGGCATGCTTTAGTTGGAATTTTGCCTGAGGATGTTTTATGGAGAAAGAAAAGTCCATACCCAAAAACTCATAATCCATCCTATTTGAACACAGTACGTCAGTGGGTATTACGTATTTTAGATGATCCTTCTTCCCCGTTAAAAAATGTAGTGGATGTAGCTAAAGTGCGTTCTATGGCGCAACCTGATTCTCCTATATCTAATATACCCTGGTTTGGTCAGCTCATGACAAATGCTCAGTTATTTGCCTATTTAATTCAAGTAGATACTTGGCTGAGAGAGTATAAGGTGGAAATGGTCTAA
- a CDS encoding PAS domain S-box protein encodes MAEAKTIEGSDFLQKILDTISQPIFFKDNTGKYLGCNKAFEKFHELSKHEILGKTILDIESSKLGQMYYQQDVDLLSKGEVERRDIVFIKNDRVLMMNKNTYLNTDGSVGGLVGVINDITELKENQQQLRESQEQLKVLITSIQDMIFTLNLEGCCTGFYGQWATKAGVLDAEYIGETLHHIFADSYEEFERDIFPKVLAGQDVMYECQLGSAMGGKQAQISLSPIYNENHQIAGVVGVGRDVTVQQMVLEALRESENMYRGLVDTTPYGIILTDISGRIQIVNQQSAFLHNFDDLEEMMGKNFFSLVELEEQKRMQGLFSKVIEKGKAQKAEFSLVKHKGGSFLSEVITSSVLDAQGNPKFFINVERDITEEKSMQEVLKGKNEELHFTIAQLKVAQVKLVQQEKLAGIGQLAAGVAHEINNPLGFVISNYSTLKNYVERLRTIIQEYSNIKTVAEKINDPHLTEFVAKMNQLEKEKKISFVLEDIQDLFKESNDGLERVGKIVTGLRNFARIDQETDFQEYDLNEGIKNTLVVARNELKYCANVEENLGDIPCIEAVGSHINQVLLNIIVNAGQAIKQKQVEALGLIRITTYTFGEFVYCEISDDGVGIAEENKEKIFEAFFTTKPIGQGTGLGLSISHDIIVNKHHGEIILDSTVGIGTVFIMKLPIQQTKQSL; translated from the coding sequence TTGGCAGAGGCGAAGACAATAGAGGGATCGGATTTTTTACAAAAAATTCTTGATACGATTTCACAGCCCATTTTCTTTAAAGATAATACAGGCAAATATTTAGGATGTAATAAAGCCTTTGAAAAATTTCATGAATTATCTAAACACGAAATTTTAGGAAAAACCATATTGGATATAGAGTCGTCGAAACTTGGTCAAATGTATTATCAGCAAGATGTAGACTTACTTAGTAAAGGTGAAGTGGAAAGGCGAGACATTGTATTTATAAAAAATGATCGTGTTTTAATGATGAATAAAAACACCTATCTCAATACGGATGGTTCTGTAGGAGGTTTAGTTGGTGTTATTAATGATATTACTGAGTTAAAAGAAAACCAACAGCAGCTACGGGAGAGTCAAGAACAATTAAAAGTACTGATCACATCGATCCAAGATATGATATTTACATTGAATTTAGAAGGATGCTGCACAGGTTTTTATGGACAGTGGGCTACAAAGGCTGGCGTACTCGATGCAGAATACATTGGAGAGACATTACATCATATATTTGCTGATAGTTACGAAGAGTTTGAAAGGGATATTTTCCCTAAGGTATTAGCGGGGCAAGATGTTATGTATGAATGCCAGCTAGGTAGTGCAATGGGTGGGAAACAGGCGCAGATATCTTTATCCCCTATTTATAACGAAAATCACCAAATTGCTGGTGTTGTAGGCGTGGGACGAGATGTCACTGTCCAGCAAATGGTATTGGAAGCCCTAAGAGAAAGTGAAAATATGTATAGGGGGCTGGTAGATACAACGCCTTATGGTATCATTTTGACTGATATTAGTGGAAGAATCCAAATCGTTAACCAACAGTCCGCTTTTTTACACAACTTCGATGATCTTGAGGAAATGATGGGTAAGAACTTCTTTTCTTTGGTAGAGTTGGAAGAACAAAAACGCATGCAAGGGCTTTTTTCTAAAGTAATTGAAAAGGGTAAGGCGCAAAAGGCCGAATTTAGTTTAGTAAAACATAAGGGTGGGTCTTTTCTTAGTGAGGTTATAACTTCATCCGTACTAGACGCACAAGGGAACCCCAAATTCTTCATTAACGTGGAACGTGATATTACAGAAGAAAAAAGTATGCAGGAAGTTTTAAAAGGAAAAAATGAGGAGTTGCATTTTACAATAGCCCAATTAAAAGTCGCACAAGTTAAACTTGTTCAGCAGGAAAAATTGGCTGGAATTGGTCAACTGGCTGCTGGGGTTGCTCATGAGATAAATAATCCCCTGGGTTTTGTTATTAGCAATTACTCTACCTTAAAAAATTATGTAGAACGTTTGCGAACAATTATTCAGGAATATAGCAATATAAAAACCGTAGCAGAAAAAATTAATGACCCTCACCTGACAGAATTTGTTGCGAAAATGAATCAACTAGAGAAGGAAAAAAAGATTAGCTTTGTATTGGAAGATATTCAAGATCTATTTAAGGAATCAAATGATGGCTTGGAACGAGTTGGTAAAATTGTTACCGGTCTTCGTAACTTCGCTAGAATTGATCAAGAGACAGACTTTCAAGAATATGACTTGAATGAAGGGATAAAAAATACACTAGTTGTTGCTAGAAATGAACTAAAATACTGTGCCAATGTGGAAGAAAATTTAGGTGATATTCCATGCATTGAGGCAGTCGGCAGCCATATTAATCAGGTATTATTAAATATAATAGTAAACGCGGGTCAGGCTATTAAACAAAAGCAGGTAGAAGCACTAGGTTTGATACGAATTACTACATATACCTTTGGTGAATTTGTTTACTGTGAAATCTCTGATGATGGTGTTGGGATAGCAGAAGAAAATAAAGAGAAGATTTTTGAAGCATTTTTTACCACCAAGCCAATCGGTCAAGGAACTGGTTTAGGCTTGAGCATATCCCATGATATTATTGTCAACAAACATCATGGTGAAATTATCCTCGATAGTACTGTAGGGATAGGTACTGTGTTTATTATGAAACTTCCAATTCAGCAGACTAAACAAAGTCTATAG
- a CDS encoding metal ABC transporter substrate-binding protein → MRKKWSIALILLVAVFLMAGCGGTKSAAPEGAKKIKVVATMYPVYEFVKQVGGDKVDVVMLIPPGAEPHDWEPTAKDIIQIKDAKIFAYHGIGFEPVEKLLTKDVLGNALPLEITKDVTKLPTSHEDEEEEHGHGHGEDHKYDPHTWLDPVSVQQEVNTIAQALASVDEKNAEVYKKNAETYNKKLADLDEKYKKTLTGMTNKEIVTSHKAFAYLANRYGFEQLGIMGISPDAEPTPDKMAKITEFCREHKVKYIFFETLTSPKLAQTIAKETGAQLLVLNPIESLTEQETKEGKDYIAIMNENLVNLEKALK, encoded by the coding sequence ATGAGAAAAAAATGGTCAATAGCGCTAATTTTGCTAGTAGCTGTATTTTTAATGGCTGGGTGTGGCGGAACGAAATCTGCAGCACCAGAAGGAGCTAAAAAAATTAAAGTTGTAGCTACTATGTATCCAGTATATGAATTCGTAAAACAAGTAGGCGGTGATAAGGTGGATGTAGTTATGCTCATACCACCAGGTGCTGAACCCCATGATTGGGAACCAACTGCAAAAGATATTATTCAAATCAAAGATGCTAAAATTTTTGCTTACCATGGAATTGGGTTTGAGCCAGTTGAAAAGTTGTTAACAAAAGATGTATTGGGTAATGCCCTTCCATTAGAAATAACGAAAGATGTTACAAAATTGCCAACTAGTCACGAAGACGAGGAAGAAGAACACGGTCATGGCCACGGAGAAGATCATAAATATGATCCCCATACTTGGCTTGATCCAGTGTCTGTACAACAAGAAGTAAATACAATTGCTCAAGCACTAGCTTCTGTGGATGAAAAAAACGCGGAAGTTTACAAAAAAAATGCAGAAACTTATAATAAGAAGTTGGCAGATTTAGACGAAAAATATAAGAAAACTCTAACTGGGATGACCAATAAAGAGATTGTTACGAGTCATAAGGCTTTTGCTTACTTAGCAAATCGTTATGGTTTTGAACAATTAGGTATTATGGGAATTTCTCCTGATGCAGAGCCTACCCCTGATAAGATGGCAAAAATCACGGAATTTTGCCGTGAGCATAAGGTGAAATACATATTCTTTGAAACCTTAACCAGCCCTAAATTGGCTCAAACGATTGCTAAAGAAACCGGAGCTCAGTTGCTAGTCTTAAATCCTATTGAAAGCTTAACAGAGCAGGAAACAAAAGAAGGTAAAGATTATATTGCAATTATGAACGAAAATTTAGTGAACCTAGAGAAGGCTTTAAAGTAA